A single window of Coffea eugenioides isolate CCC68of chromosome 7, Ceug_1.0, whole genome shotgun sequence DNA harbors:
- the LOC113777838 gene encoding probable mannitol dehydrogenase — protein MAKTPETEHPQKAFGWAARDSSGSLSPFNFSRRELGSEDVLIKILYCGVCHSDLHAAKNEWGFTNYPIVPGHEIVGLVTKTGSSVQKFQVGDRVGVGVIVGSCKTCDICQQDLENYCPKVILTYNSKDQDGTKTYGGYSDIVVVDQRFVLRFPDNLPADAGAPLLCAGITVYSPMKYYGMTEPGKHLGVAGLGGLGHVAVKLAKAFGLKVTVISTSPKKEVEAIDRLGADSFLLSSDPEKFKAAIGSMDYIIDTIAAVHPLAPLVSLLKMNGKLITVGLPDKPLELPIFPLVLGRKLVGGSDIGGMKETQEMLEFCAKHNIAADIELIRMDQINSAMERLAKSDVRYRFVVDVANSLASP, from the exons ATGGCGAAAACACCAGAAACTGAGCACCCTCAAAAGGCTTTTGgctgggctgcaagagattctTCTGGAAGTCTCTCTCCCTTCAATTTTTCTCGCAG AGAACTTGGTTCTGAAGACGTGTTGATCAAAATTCTTTACTGTGGAGTATGCCACTCTGACTTGCATGCTGCAAAAAATGAATGGGGGTTCACAAATTACCCAATTGTACCAGG ACATGAAATTGTTGGTCTTGTCACCAAGACTGGGAGCAGTGTCCAGAAATTCCAAGTTGGTGATCGAGTTGGAGTTGGGGTGATTGTAGGTTCCTGCAAGACATGCGACATCTGCCAACAAGACTTGGAGAATTACTGTCCTAAAGTGATATTAACCTACAACTCAAAAGATCAAGATGGCACAAAGACATATGGAGGTTATTCAGATATTGTGGTGGTTGACCAACGCTTTGTGCTTCGATTTCCTGATAACTTACCTGCTGATGCTGGGGCACCTCTTCTGTGTGCTGGGATCACTGTCTACAGCCCAATGAAATACTATGGAATGACTGAGCCTGGCAAGCATTTGGGTGTTGCTGGGCTTGGTGGTCTTGGACATGTCGCTGTGAAACTTGCAAAAGCTTTTGGGCTTAAGGTTACTGTCATAAGTACCTCCCCAAAGAAGGAGGTAGAGGCCATTGACAGGCTTGGTGCTGATTCTTTCCTCCTCAGCTCTGATCCAGAAAAGTTTAAG GCTGCTATAGGTTCAATGGATTACATCATTGACACCATTGCTGCTGTTCACCCTTTGGCTCCATTGGTAAGCTTGCTGAAGATGAATGGAAAGCTTATTACTGTTGGCCTGCCTGATAAGCCCCTAGAGCTGCCTATCTTCCCTTTAGTTCTGG GAAGGAAACTTGTCGGGGGAAGTGATATTGGAGGCATGAAAGAGACACAGGAGATGCTGGAATTTTGTGCAAAGCACAACATTGCTGCTGACATTGAACTTATCCGCATGGATCAAATTAACTCAGCAATGGAACGGCTCGCCAAGTCTGACGTCAGGTATCGATTCGTGGTTGACGTGGCGAATTCTCTGGCCAGTCCCTAA
- the LOC113778445 gene encoding probable mediator of RNA polymerase II transcription subunit 26c yields MDLDEFRVILSKSKVDVWSLIEAAITVAGIDYSEELKDRRDKIVEKLYFPSPSGQVCRNCHSNDVGDDYLQPPSQKQHQQQQEKEKDKEQNRNQSHRSSSSNSKSPLTPESSHGNDENEDEDNEMDPFGGLFDDEQTKIVKVRELLEDPDQSEESVVELLQTLVDMDITFTALQETDIGRVVSGFRKQHPSNEVRKLAKLLVRNWKETVDEWVRLNQPDQGSVALIADGDSPQQNIQPKTQQNGHHQGSEFGYSPNPRNGGSSSEKNYSEPQTKPKPAPPREASSRPPQSVHKSASAPPPSRSKEPTIDLEKLNSARRRLHENYQEAENAKKQRTIQVMDIHELPKPKNAFFGKNKGGFQGRHHR; encoded by the exons ATGGATTTGGATGAATTTCGGGTGATATTATCGAAATCGAAAGTGGATGTATGGTCGTTGATTGAGGCCGCGATTACGGTGGCGGGGATAGACTACAGCGAGGAGTTGAAGGATCGGCGGGATAAAATCGTCGAGAAGCTTTACTTTCCGAGCCCCTCCGGTCAAGTTTGCCGGAACTGCCACTCGAACGACGTCGGGGACGATTATCTTCAGCCACCGAGCCAGAAGCAGCACCAGCAGCagcaggaaaaggaaaaggacaaAGAGCAAAATCGGAATCAAAGTCATcggagtagtagtagtaatagTAAGAGTCCGTTGACTCCGGAATCGAGTCATGGAAACGATgaaaatgaagatgaagatAATGAGATGGATCCTTTCGGAGGATTATTCGACGATGAGCAGACGAAAATTGTCAAAGTTCGAGAACTGCTCGAAGATCCAGACCAG AGTGAAGAAAGTGTGGTTGAGTTATTGCAAACTTTAGTGGATATGGATATTACTTTCACAGCTCTTCAg GAAACTGACATAGGGAGAGTTGTGAGTGGATTCAGGAAACAACATCCTTCTAATGAAGTTCGAAAATTAGCAAAGTTACTCGTCAG AAATTGGAAGGAAACTGTAGATGAATGGGTGAGGTTGAATCAGCCTGATCAAGGATCAGTAGCCCTCATTG CTGATGGTGATTCACCTCAACAAAATATTCAACCAAAAACTCAGCAAAATGGTCATCATCAG GGGTCTGAATTTGGGTATTCTCCAAACCCGCGAA ATGGGGGTTCTAGTTCAGAAAAGAATTACTCCGAACCACAGACAAAGCCAAAACCGGCTCCTCCAAGAGAAGCTTCATCAAGACCACCACAATCAGTTCACAAATCTGCTTCTGCCCCTCCTCCAAGT AGATCAAAGGAACCAACCATAGATCTTGAAAAGCTAAATTCAGCAAGAAGGCGGCTGCATGAGAACTACCAAGAAGCTGAAAATG CCAAAAAGCAAAGGACAATACAAGTGATGGATATCCATGAGTTGCCAAAACCCAAGAATGCCTTCTTTGGCAAGAACAAAGGCGGCTTTCAGGGGAGGCATCATCGCTGA
- the LOC113777542 gene encoding uncharacterized protein LOC113777542 — protein MIKSKFPAKPISNFIFLATSTNENSAKTPKFLVQISHFSTYSPNISSNTPSYQSRRQGDESRNVRVSVWWDFENCNVPAGTNVFKVAPAITAAIRANGIKGPIQITAFGDVMQLSRVNQEAFSSTGMNLTHIPRGGKNSADRSLLVDLMYWVSQNPPPAHLFLISGDRDFAGILHRLRMNNYNILLASSHGAPSVLCSAASIMWHWNSLLKGEDVSGKHFNQPPDGPYGSWYGHYKAPLEDPFAVTEHTAFPQPPASEQSACPPAEVLPDSNSENRTQPIPKAVIKQIRSILHQNPKGISITELRAELSKSSITVDKDFYGYRKFSRFLLALPHILRLQPRNDGQFFVFGIAPKVSEQADLSPSPSITTRPIHKGEVDSVAAGKLSAGKGPCNDQLVGKQSIPASSEAPMKNGGQQQEPLTEFQKPIRTLPVPPLNEPELKSASVTLEDATTEVQEQPREVQESSALVQAADNTKSTESQLHLVVHRPESELKNKLGFFRRICRIWYGPSYDGPDEKLSSTSDGILDEKKKAKGEHVQSRVESVESVCPDSLATTRIETIPDDNISSRSPPTNDRSRKSSGFFGQLLSMLRIWENSEQPDDSGGESSEKMNDTKLACNKNGIFVKESFWDDLKTFLGTVNASAIVLQSKTRVQMGQNLQREGPSLLKSLNESDLLHLVDLLISDKKWIEESPCQNYPFKLINSDEKDLSSQSTNVSRQSNGLSSIFSDTQPSSLSQRPREIDRQKRHQNPPHTGVSQPDIEGMLSGKSRTEILADCEKLLDEIVKKYPEGFNIGSFRKVFFERYSYPLDVQKLGYKKLATLLQIMPGVRIESTYILPTTEVLKSLSPDNMDPFVQRSNFGSREGHSETELSDSSGKEDDTDSSWDELGPVANLGSKRNESGPALSRKVKDETVEKIRHDYESLSDDDFSDSEEEPLSSTKSESQKKQRVNEEDSSLLQILDSWYSSKEENTKRGILEYPEAGADSSGNSSWVSTKAASTAKNEPSVVKNAKKQRSLKAYSFVQDQAVENKDKLVDGILGSLKKSGEKSAETRI, from the exons ATGATCAAATCGAAATTCCCAGCAAAACCcatttcaaatttcatatttttggcCACATCCACCAATGAAAATTCAGCCAAAACCCCAAAATTCCTTGTCCAAATCTCCCATTTCTCAACATATTCGCCAAATATTAGTTCCAACACGCCGTCCTACCAGTCCCGGCGGCAAGGAGACGAGAGCCGTAACGTGAGGGTATCAGTGTGGTGGGATTTTGAGAACTGTAACGTCCCCGCCGGGACTAATGTTTTTAAAGTTGCTCCGGCCATCACTGCTGCCATCAGGGCTAATGGGATCAAGGGTCCTATTCAGATCACAGCTTTTGGGGACGTAATGCAGCTTTCGAGGGTTAATCAGGAGGCCTTTTCGTCTACTGGGATGAATCTTACTCATATTCCTCGTG GTGGGAAGAACAGTGCAGATAGGTCTCTTCTTGTTGACCTCATGTACTGGGTTTCCCAAAACCCTCCACCAGCACATCTTTTTCTAATATCTGGTGATAGAGATTTTGCTGGCATTTTGCACCGTCTAAGAATGAACAATTACAACATATTACTTGCTAGTAGTCATGGTGCTCCTAGCGTACTCTGCAGTGCTGCAAGCATCATGTGGCATTGGAATTCTTTGCTTAAAGGAGAAGACGTTTCTGGAAAGCATTTTAATCAGCCTCCAGATGGTCCATATGGTTCTTGGTACGGCCACTATAAGGCACCTCTTGAAGACCCCTTTGCAGTTACAGAGCATACAGCTTTCCCCCAGCCTCCAGCTTCAGAGCAATCAGCTTGTCCCCCAGCTGAGGTCTTACCTGATTCCAATTCCGAAAATAGAACTCAACCAATACCAAAGGCAGTTATAAAGCAAATACGAAGCATTTTACATCAAAATCCAAAAGGAATTTCCATTACAGAACTTCGTGCTGAATTGTCAAAAAGTAGTATAACTGTAGACAAAGACTTTTATGGGTACAGGAAGTTCTCCCGTTTTCTTTTGGCGCTGCCACATATTTTGAGGCTTCAACCAAGAAATGACGGCCAGTTTTTTGTATTTGGTATTGCACCTAAAGTTTCTGAGCAAGCAGACCTCAGTCCGAGTCCAAGCATAACCACAAGGCCTATACATAAAGGAGAAGTCGATTCCGTTGCTGCTGGCAAACTAAGTGCTGGAAAAGGACCTTGTAATGACCAGTTGGTTGGGAAGCAATCAATACCTGCATCTTCTGAAGCTCCGATGAAAAATGGTGGACAACAGCAAGAACCGTTGACTGAATTTCAGAAGCCAATAAGAACCCTTCCTGTGCCTCCATTGAATGAGCCAGAATTGAAGAGTGCCTCAGTAACACTGGAAGATGCAACAACTGAAGTTCAGGAGCAGCCGAGAGAAGTACAAGAATCATCAGCACTTGTTCAGGCTGCGGATAATACTAAATCAACTGAGAGTCAGTTGCACCTAGTAGTACATAGGCCCGAATCTGAACTGAAGAACAAACTGGGGTTCTTCAGAAGGATATGCAGGATATGGTATGGGCCCAGTTATGACGGTCCAGATGAAAAGCTTTCAAGTACTAGTGACGGGATTTTGGATGAGAAGAAGAAAGCCAAGGGAGAGCATGTGCAATCAAGAGTTGAGTCTGTTGAATCTGTCTGTCCAGATTCGTTGGCAACTACCAGAATTGAAACGATTCCTGATGACAATATCTCTAGTAGGTCTCCCCCCACTAATGACAGATCCAGGAAAAGCTCTGGCTTTTTCGGCCAACTTCTGAGCATGCTTAGAATCTGGGAGAATTCAGAGCAGCCTGATGATTCAGGTGGAGAATCAAGTGAAAAGATGAACGATACCAAGCTTGCTTGTAATAAGAATGGAATATTTGTGAAGGAAAGTTTTTGGGATGACTTGAAAACATTTTTAGGCACTGTCAATGCTTCAGCTATCGTCCTGCAGTCAAAGACCAG GGTGCAGATGGGGCAAAACCTGCAAAGAGAAGGACCTTCACTTCTTAAATCCCTTAATGAATCTGATCTTCTTCACCTTGTGGACCTATTGATTTCAGATAAGAAGTGGATAGAAGAATCTCCCTGCCAAAATTATCCTTTCAAACTCATCAACTCTGATGAGAAAGATTTATCAAGTCAATCTACTAATGTTTCTCGTCAGTCCAATGGGTTGAGTTCTATCTTTTCAGACACACAGCCATCTTCCTTGTCACAGAGACCGCGAGAAATTGATAGACAGAAAAGACACCAAAATCCTCCACACACTGGAGTGTCTCAGCCTGACATTGAGGGAATGCTTTCTGGAAAGTCCAGGACTGAGATACTTGCAGACTGTGAGAAGCTTCTTGATGAAATTGTAAAGAAATACCCAGAGGGATTTAACATTGGATCCTTTAGGAAAGTGTTTTTTGAGAGATACAGCTATCCTCTGGATGTACAGAAGCTAGGTTACAAAAAATTAGCAACTCTTCTCCAAATAATGCCTGGGGTGAGGATAGAGTCCACTTATATTCTTCCCACTACTGAAGTCCTGAAGAGTCTTAGCCCAGACAACATGGATCCATTTGTTCAGAGAAGCAATTTTGGCAGTAGAGAAGGTCATTCTGAGACCGAATTATCTGATTCGTCAGGGAAGGAGGATGATACTGATTCTTCATGGGATGAACTTGGTCCAGTTGCTAACTTGGGCTCCAAGAGGAATGAAAGTGGGCCAGCATTGAGTAGGAAAGTAAAAGATGAAACTGTTGAAAAGATTCGTCATGATTATGAAAGCTTGTCTGATGATGACTTCTCTGATTCTGAAGAAGAGCCTTTGTCGTCCACGAAATCAGAAAGCCAAAAGAAGCAAAGAGTCAACGAGGAAGATAGTTCGTTACTGCAGATTCTGGATTCATGGTACAGTAGTAAGGAGGAAAACACTAAGAGGGGTATATTAGAGTATCCTGAGGCTGGGGCTGATTCTTCCGGAAATAGTTCTTGGGTTTCAACTAAAGCTGCATCCACTGCCAAGAATGAACCTTCTGTGGTGAAAAATGCTAAGAAGCAGAGATCACTGAAGGCTTACTCGTTCGTTCAAGACCAAGCCGTGGAAAATAAAGACAAGTTGGTTGATGGTATTTTAGGGAGCTTGAAGAAGTCAGGTGAGAAGTCCGCAGAGACAAGGATATAG